A stretch of the Polyodon spathula isolate WHYD16114869_AA unplaced genomic scaffold, ASM1765450v1 scaffolds_828, whole genome shotgun sequence genome encodes the following:
- the pa2g4a gene encoding proliferation-associated protein 2G4a — translation MSGDDEQQEQTIAEDLVVTKYKMGGDIANRVLKAVVEASKVGELVVVLCEKGDAMIMEETGKIFKKEKEMKKGIAFPTSVSVNNCVCHFSPLKSDPDYALKEGDLVKIDLGVHVDGFISNVAHSFVVGASKDNPVTGRKADVIKAAHLCVEAALRLVKPGNQNTQVTEAWNKIAQSFKCTAIEGMLSHQLKQHVIDGEKTIIQNPSDQQRKDHEKAEFAVHEVYAVDVLVSTGEGKAKDAGQRTTIYKRDPSKQYGLKMKTSRAFFSEVERRFDTMPFTLRAFEDEKKARMGVVECAKHDLLQPFTVLYEKEGEFVAQFKFTVLLMANGPMRITNGPLEPEFYKSEHEVQDADLKALLQTSASRKTQKKKKKKASKTAENATTGEGAEESEAAD, via the exons ATGTCGGGAGACGATGAACAGCAGGAGCAGACCATTGCCGAGGACTTGGTCGTCACCAAGTACAAAATGGGGGGTGACATTGCAAACC GAGTCCTGAAGGCGGTGGTGGAGGCATCAAAGGTGGGCGAGCTGGTGGTGGTGCTGTGTGAGAAGGGAGACGCCATGATCATGGAGGAGACAGGCAAGATCTTCAAGAAGGAGAAGGAGATGAAGAAAG GCATTGCTTTCCCCACAAGCGTATCGGTCAATAACTGCGTGTGCCACTTCTCCCCGCTCAAGAGCGACCCAGACTACGCCTTGAAGGAGGGAGACCTGGTCAAGAT CGACCTGGGTGTCCACGTTGACGGCTTCATCTCCAACGTGGCTCACAGTTTCGTCGTGGGTGCGTCCAAG GACAACCCGGTGACGGGCCGGAAGGCTGACGTGATCAAGGCAGCTCATCTGTGCGTCGAGGCAGCGCTTCGGCTGGTCAAGCCAGGCAACCAG AACACCCAGGTTACAGAGGCCTGGAACAAGATCGCGCAGTCCTTCAAGTGCACAGCTATTGAGG GCATGCTGTCACATCAGCTGAAACAGCACGTCATCGACGGGGAGAAGACCATTATCCAGAACCCATCCGACCAGCAGAG AAAGGACCACGAGAAGGCAGAGTTCGCGGTCCATGAGGTCTATGCTGTGGATGTGCTTGTCAGCACCGGAGAGGGCAAG gcAAAGGATGCGGGTCAGAGAACCACAATCTACAAGAGGGACCCCTCGAAGCAGTACGGCTTGAAAATGAAGACGTCTCGCGCCTTTTTCAGCGAAGTGGAGAGGCGGTTCGATACCATGCCTTTCACTCTCAG GGCGTTTGAGGATGAGAAGAAGGCGCGGATGGGCGTAGTGGAGTGTGCCAAACACGACCTGCTGCAGCCTTTCACCGTGCTGTATGAGAAGGAGG GAGAGTTTGTGGCTCAGTTCAAATTCACAGTCCTTCTGATGGCAAACGGGCCCATGAGAATCACCAACGGCCCGCTGGAACCCGAGTTCTACAAGTCAGAACATGAGGTGCAGGATGCGGATCTCAAG GCACTGCTGCAGACCTCAGCCAGCCGAAAGactcagaagaagaagaaaaagaag GCCTCCAAGACCGCCGAGAACGCTACAACCGGCGAGGGAGCAGAGGAGAGCGAGGCCGCGGACTGA
- the zc3h10 gene encoding zinc finger CCCH domain-containing protein 10 has protein sequence MPDRDNYLNSSGSDEAGAAAGDDICRDFLRNVCKRGKRCRFRHPDFNEVPDLGVQKNEFIFCHDHQNKECLRANCRFVHGSKEDEDYYKKTGELPPRLRGKVAAGLGLSPTDLPHSRGEVPICRDFLKGECQRGNKCKFKHLQKDFEFEVLRGGGAGLGLVGGVVGGVSLDCRPPREQPGVSGVSGAVGARRFERGPGYDPMMEGIFDPGFEDFDPALQLKRRRMDSMRFAESFEFGIQPSPRPVDYRLLEEENILLRKRVEELKRQVHNLIATNEVLLEQNAQFRLQGKVLTLTSTPAPSEQSLPSVGTVTSYNHGIAQTHTTLSSQAMQPQPVIQQDLGTPAPVAANAAPSSAPLPHLNSEITPLSAALAQTIAQSMVPPVSMAPVAVSVAPVAVSMAQSLTGITISHATTPMVSYPIASQSMRITTMPH, from the exons ATGCCTGATCGGGACAACTACCTGAACAGCAGCGGCAGCGATGAGGCCGGCGCGGCGGCGGGAGACGATATCTGCCGGGACTTCTTGCGCAACGTGTGCAAGCGTGGCAAGCGCTGCCGTTTCCGGCACCCCGATTTCAACGAGGTCCCCGACCTCGGGGTGCAGAAGAACGAGTTCATCTTCTGCCACGACCACCAGAACAAGGAGTGCCTGCGCGCCAACTGCCGCTTCGTGCACGGCTCCAAAGAGGACGAGGACTACTACAAGAAGACCGGGGAGCTGCCGCCGCGGCTACGGGGCAAGGTAGCGGCCGGGCTGGGCCTGTCTCCCACCGACTTGCCCCACAGCCGCGGGGAGGTGCCGATCTGCCGGGACTTCTTGAAAGGAGAGTGCCAAAGAGGCAACAAGTGCAAATTCAAGCACTTGCAGAAGGATTTTGAGTTTGAGGTGTTGCGTGGAGGGGGGGCGGGGTTAGGGTTGGTGGGAGGGGTGGTGGGAGGAGTCAGTTTAGATTGCCGGCCCCCGCGGGAGCAGCCGGGGGTGTCGGGCGTGTCGGGGGCTGTCGGGGCTCGGAGGTTTGAGCGCGGCCCGGGTTACGACCCCATGATGGAAGGGATTTTCGACCCTGGGTTTGAGGATTTCGACCCGGCCCTGCAGCTGAAAAGGCGGCGGATGGATAGCATGCGCTTCGCGGAGAGTTTTGAGTTCGGGATCCAGCCCTCGCCCCGGCCTGTGGATTACAGGCTGCTGGAGGAGGAGAACATCCTGCTCCGGAAGAGGGTGGAGGAGCTCAAGAGACAG GTCCACAACCTGATCGCTACCAACGAGGTCCTGCTGGAACAGAACGCCCAGTTCCGCCTCCAGGGCAAGGTGCTGACCCTCACCTCCACCCCTGCCCCCTCTGAGCAGAGCCTGCCCTCTGTGGGCACGGTGACCTCCTACAACCACGGCATCGCCCAGACGCACACCACGCTGAGCAGCCAGGCCATGCAGCCCCAGCCAGTGATCCAGCAGGACCTGGGGACCCCTGCTCCTGTCGCTGCCAACGCAGCTCCCTCCAGCGCCCCCCTGCCTCACCTCAACTCTGAAATCACGCCCCTCTCCGCAGCTCTGGCCCAGACCATCGCTCAGAGCATGGTTCCCCCTGTCTCAATGGCACCCGTCGCCGTTTCCGTGGCCCCCGTGGCGGTTTCCATGGCGCAGTCTCTCACCGGGATCACCATCAGCCACGCCACCACGCCCATGGTCTCCTACCCCATCGCCTCGCAGAGTATGCGCATCACCACCATGCCCCATTGA